The DNA segment ATAAAAAACTTCTTCCCCAAAAGTAGTAGAAGTAGCTGTTCTATACATACCACCAATAATACTCATAGAATTATAAATCGGAAAATCATCATGTTCATTATATGGAATAACTACTGATCCGGCGAAACCGGTATCCATTTTAAACTTTCGTTCTTTTCCGTCGATGTTTAAATAAATAAATATTTGTCGAGATTTTACTTCAGATTTTATTTTTGAATAGCCTGAATTAAGAAGTTCTTGTTTAGTAGTATTTGTGATGTTGCATATTTTATTGTTAGTAAAGTTTAACTGTAAAACATTCTCATCTCTAAGCAGTAAATCTAATCCTAAAATACCCGCAAAAGGTTGGCTTTTCTGACATTTTGTTAATGGTCGAGGTATATAGGCGAAAACTTTATTTGTGCTCGCAAAAAGCTCAGAGTCAATCTCTGCGGTAAATGTACGTAAATCCGTTTCCTTACCGTCAGCACCAGTAACTGTTCCCAAGGCTCCAAACTTCTTACTATGATAATCTACAATTGCGACAGAATCTGTTATAACTGTCATTCCGGCCCCCGTATCAAATAGAAATTTTTGATTTTGACCATCAAATAGCACATCAAAATATATCATTGAAGAATTCATTTCTATATTTTTACAATCAACTTTCGTTACAATTCTTTCTTTCGAAAATTGCTTTATTGATGTGCACGAAAACGAAAATCCACATATAATAATTAAAACAAATAATTTTTTCATAAGTAATATAAAAATTGTAAAAAGGTATTACAAGTATGATTTTTATTAGTAATTAAAGCTATAGATCTACATAGTAACTAAGTAATCTTAGAAAAACCACAAATTCTGCTGCTAAAAATAAAGTAAAAAAGGTAATTCTTATAATCATCTGCAAGTGGCTATATTCTG comes from the Flavobacterium ardleyense genome and includes:
- a CDS encoding aspartyl protease family protein translates to MKKLFVLIIICGFSFSCTSIKQFSKERIVTKVDCKNIEMNSSMIYFDVLFDGQNQKFLFDTGAGMTVITDSVAIVDYHSKKFGALGTVTGADGKETDLRTFTAEIDSELFASTNKVFAYIPRPLTKCQKSQPFAGILGLDLLLRDENVLQLNFTNNKICNITNTTKQELLNSGYSKIKSEVKSRQIFIYLNIDGKERKFKMDTGFAGSVVIPYNEHDDFPIYNSMSIIGGMYRTATSTTFGEEVFYEDVPLILNDITLPLKIHVSKTIKSQNIGITLLRGFDWIIDYANSEVYLKRNNNIIDSKFNSKAFKYLVAEKDENLFISTKQKHLEQYNIGDQIIEVANTKISSDNICEMQELLNKTQDWSELGVKIIKVQVK